A genomic segment from Janibacter sp. DB-40 encodes:
- the leuC gene encoding 3-isopropylmalate dehydratase large subunit, with the protein MAGTLAEKVWDAHVVRRNEGEPDLLYIDLHLLHEVTSPQAFEGLRLAGRPVRRPDLTLATEDHNVPTTPGPITDPVSKVQVETLRDNCAEFGVKLYPMGDAEQGIVHVVGPQLGLTQPGTTVVCGDSHTSTHGAFGALAFGIGTSEVEHVLATQTLSLHPFKTMAINVHGELQPGVTAKDIILAVIAKIGTGGGQGYVLEYRGEAIEALSMEARMTVCNMSIEAGARAGMIAPDETTFAYLEGRDHAPTGADWDAALDSWRQLRTDDDAVFDAEVDIDASTLTPFVTWGTNPGQGSPLAEAVPDPSAMADEDARFAATKALEYMDLTAGTPLREIAIDTVFVGSCTNGRIEDLRAAAEIVKGRHVADSVRMLVVPGSARVRLQAEAEGLDAVFTEAGAEWRLPGCSMCLGMNPDILSPGERSASTSNRNFEGRQGKGGRTHLVSPLVAAATAVRGTLSSPADLDDLAGA; encoded by the coding sequence ATGGCTGGAACGCTGGCCGAGAAGGTGTGGGACGCCCACGTCGTCCGTCGCAACGAGGGCGAGCCCGACCTGCTCTACATCGACCTGCACCTCCTGCACGAGGTGACGAGCCCGCAGGCCTTCGAGGGGCTGCGTCTCGCCGGTCGGCCCGTCCGCCGTCCCGACCTCACCCTCGCGACCGAGGACCACAACGTCCCGACGACGCCCGGCCCCATCACCGACCCGGTGAGCAAGGTCCAGGTCGAGACGCTGCGCGACAACTGCGCCGAGTTCGGGGTGAAGCTCTACCCGATGGGCGATGCCGAGCAGGGCATCGTCCACGTCGTCGGTCCGCAGCTGGGGCTGACCCAGCCCGGCACGACCGTCGTCTGCGGCGACAGCCACACGAGCACCCACGGTGCCTTCGGCGCGCTCGCCTTCGGCATCGGCACGAGCGAGGTCGAGCACGTCCTGGCCACCCAGACGCTCTCGCTCCACCCCTTCAAGACGATGGCGATCAACGTCCACGGCGAGCTGCAGCCGGGCGTGACGGCGAAGGACATCATCCTGGCGGTCATCGCGAAGATCGGTACCGGCGGCGGGCAGGGCTACGTCCTGGAGTACCGCGGCGAGGCCATCGAGGCGCTGTCGATGGAGGCCCGGATGACCGTGTGCAACATGTCGATCGAGGCCGGTGCCCGGGCCGGCATGATCGCCCCCGACGAGACGACCTTCGCCTACCTCGAGGGCCGTGACCACGCGCCGACCGGCGCCGACTGGGACGCCGCACTCGACAGCTGGCGGCAGCTGCGCACCGACGACGACGCCGTCTTCGACGCCGAGGTCGACATCGACGCCTCGACGTTGACCCCCTTCGTCACCTGGGGGACCAACCCCGGTCAGGGGTCCCCGCTGGCCGAGGCCGTCCCGGACCCGTCGGCCATGGCCGACGAGGATGCGCGCTTCGCTGCCACGAAGGCCCTGGAGTACATGGACCTGACCGCGGGCACGCCGCTGCGCGAGATCGCGATCGACACCGTCTTCGTCGGTTCGTGCACCAACGGCCGCATCGAGGACCTGCGCGCCGCGGCCGAGATCGTCAAGGGCCGCCACGTGGCCGACAGCGTGCGCATGCTCGTGGTTCCCGGGTCCGCCCGCGTGCGCCTGCAGGCCGAGGCGGAGGGCCTGGACGCGGTCTTCACCGAGGCCGGCGCCGAGTGGCGCCTGCCCGGCTGCTCGATGTGCCTGGGCATGAACCCCGACATCCTCTCGCCGGGGGAGCGGTCCGCCTCGACGAGCAACCGCAACTTCGAGGGACGCCAGGGGAAGGGGGGTCGCACCCACCTCGTCTCCCCGCTGGTGGCCGCGGCCACCGCCGTGCGCGGCACCCTGTCCAGTCCCGCCGACCTCGACGACCTCGCAGGAGCCTGA
- the leuD gene encoding 3-isopropylmalate dehydratase small subunit, whose amino-acid sequence MEKFTTHTGTGVPLRRSNVDTDQIIPAVYLKRVSRTGFEDGLFAAWRNDETFVLNQPAYRDGSVLVVGPDFGTGSSREHAVWALKDYGFRVVISSRFADIFRGNSGKQGLLAAQVAQDDVELLWKYLENNPGAEITVDLTAKTVVAGDITCAFHVDDYTRWRLIEGLDDIGLTLRHEQDVTDFEASRPSWKPTTQPA is encoded by the coding sequence ATGGAGAAGTTCACGACGCACACCGGCACCGGTGTCCCGCTGCGCCGCAGCAATGTCGACACCGACCAGATCATCCCGGCCGTCTACCTCAAGCGGGTCTCGCGCACCGGGTTCGAGGACGGACTCTTCGCCGCGTGGCGCAACGACGAGACCTTCGTGCTCAACCAGCCCGCGTACCGCGACGGCTCGGTCCTCGTCGTCGGTCCCGACTTCGGCACGGGCTCCTCGCGCGAGCACGCGGTCTGGGCGCTGAAGGACTACGGCTTCAGGGTCGTCATCTCCTCGCGCTTCGCCGACATCTTCCGGGGCAACTCCGGCAAGCAGGGTCTGCTCGCCGCGCAGGTCGCCCAGGACGACGTCGAGCTGCTGTGGAAGTACCTCGAGAACAACCCCGGCGCGGAGATCACCGTCGACCTCACGGCGAAGACCGTTGTCGCGGGCGACATCACCTGCGCCTTCCACGTCGACGACTACACCCGCTGGCGTCTGATCGAGGGACTCGACGACATCGGCCTGACGCTGCGCCACGAGCAGGACGTCACCGACTTCGAGGCCTCGCGCCCCAGCTGGAAGCCGACGACACAGCCCGCCTGA
- a CDS encoding HU family DNA-binding protein, with protein sequence MNKAELVKALEERLGSRKAAQEALEVVLDTIVREVAKGGRVAITGFGTFEKAARAARTGRNPRTGEVVKIKKTTVPRFKAGTSFKTYVADPKSLPKAAPAAARAAAGTVTSAAGTARNIAGSAIPGGKKAKKAASEGSSTAAKKTGAAKKSTATKTSAAKKSSPAKKTASKSSAAKKSTASSAKKSTPATKSGSSSSAAKKSTPAKKSTASKSSSAKKSTPAKKSGSSSSTAKKSTPAKKSTASKSSSAKKSTPAKKSSPAKKSTASKSTTSSSNSGSGSSSGSGSS encoded by the coding sequence GTGAACAAGGCAGAACTCGTCAAGGCTCTCGAGGAGAGGTTGGGCAGCCGGAAGGCGGCCCAGGAAGCACTGGAGGTCGTGCTCGACACGATCGTCCGTGAGGTCGCCAAGGGGGGACGCGTCGCCATCACGGGTTTCGGCACCTTCGAGAAGGCGGCCCGCGCCGCCCGGACCGGCCGCAACCCGCGCACCGGTGAGGTCGTGAAGATCAAGAAGACCACCGTCCCGCGGTTCAAGGCCGGGACGAGCTTCAAGACCTACGTCGCCGACCCCAAGTCACTTCCGAAGGCCGCGCCCGCCGCCGCGCGTGCCGCTGCCGGCACCGTCACCTCCGCGGCGGGCACCGCCCGCAACATCGCCGGTAGCGCGATCCCCGGTGGCAAGAAGGCCAAGAAGGCCGCGTCCGAGGGCTCGTCCACCGCTGCGAAGAAGACGGGGGCGGCGAAGAAGTCCACCGCGACGAAGACCTCGGCGGCGAAGAAGTCCTCACCCGCCAAGAAGACGGCCTCGAAGTCCTCGGCCGCGAAGAAGTCCACGGCGTCGTCGGCCAAGAAGTCGACCCCCGCCACGAAGTCCGGCTCCTCGTCCTCGGCCGCGAAGAAGTCGACCCCGGCGAAGAAGAGCACGGCCTCGAAGTCGTCGTCGGCCAAGAAGAGCACTCCGGCGAAGAAGTCCGGCTCCTCGTCCTCGACCGCGAAGAAGTCGACCCCGGCGAAGAAGAGCACGGCCTCGAAGTCGTCGTCGGCCAAGAAGTCCACCCCGGCGAAGAAGTCCAGCCCGGCCAAGAAGAGCACCGCCTCGAAGTCCACGACGAGCAGCTCGAACTCCGGCTCCGGCTCCAGCTCCGGTTCCGGCTCCAGCTGA
- a CDS encoding lysophospholipid acyltransferase family protein, whose amino-acid sequence MTAHRLPTPVMYRVVAGILRPVLRSLMRYEVSGLEHLPRSGGFIVAPNHVSHIDPFPWAHVLYNQGRPPVFLAKSSLFETPVVRSVMRHTHQVRVDRETVTAARSIGPAIRAIEAGACVAVYPEGSLTRDPDMWPMRGKTGAARLALHAGCPVIPIAQWGPQDLLAPYARRPTPTWHRTLVRIRFGPPVELADLRSDPVTREAIHTGTDRIMQALTHELEQLRGERAPAERFDPKAHGLRSTGDYRSGGES is encoded by the coding sequence ATGACCGCACACCGCCTGCCGACACCGGTCATGTACCGGGTCGTCGCCGGCATCCTGCGCCCGGTCCTGCGGTCGCTGATGCGCTACGAGGTGAGCGGGCTGGAGCACCTCCCGCGCTCGGGTGGCTTCATCGTGGCGCCGAACCACGTCTCGCACATCGACCCCTTCCCGTGGGCGCACGTGCTGTACAACCAGGGGCGCCCGCCGGTCTTCCTCGCCAAGAGCAGCCTCTTCGAGACCCCCGTCGTCCGGTCGGTCATGCGGCACACCCACCAGGTGCGGGTCGACCGCGAGACGGTGACCGCGGCCCGGTCGATCGGGCCCGCCATCCGGGCGATCGAGGCGGGCGCGTGCGTCGCGGTCTACCCCGAGGGCTCGCTCACCCGCGACCCGGACATGTGGCCCATGCGCGGCAAGACCGGCGCGGCACGCCTGGCGCTGCACGCCGGCTGCCCGGTCATCCCGATCGCCCAGTGGGGGCCGCAGGACCTGCTGGCCCCCTACGCCCGGAGGCCGACGCCGACGTGGCACCGGACCCTGGTGCGCATCCGCTTCGGCCCACCGGTCGAGCTGGCGGACCTACGCTCGGACCCGGTGACCCGCGAGGCGATCCACACGGGCACCGACCGGATCATGCAGGCGCTCACCCACGAGCTGGAACAGCTGCGCGGGGAGAGGGCCCCGGCCGAGCGCTTCGACCCCAAGGCCCACGGACTGCGGTCCACGGGTGACTACCGATCAGGAGGAGAGTCGTGA
- a CDS encoding NAD(P)H-dependent glycerol-3-phosphate dehydrogenase produces the protein MNHIAVFGAGSWGTAFAAILADAGNDVRVWGRRPELVEQLNRGVNEDYAPGIELSSRISASSDPAHVVDGAEIVILSVPSQSLRDNLTEWAPLLTGDKIIVSLMKGIELGTTKRMSEVIHEVAGIPFERIVAVSGPNLSREIIQRQPAATVVACPDERSADTVAAACSTSYFRPYTSPDLVGAEIGGAVKNVIALAVGMASGLGMGDNTKATIITRGLAETTRLATALGADPRTMSGLAGVGDLIATCMSPLSRNHSFGVKLGQGLTLEEVTAQAKQTAEGVKSCSSILELAHSNGVDVPIIEQVNRAVHEGVQVTEIGRELLARARKSETD, from the coding sequence GTGAACCACATCGCCGTCTTTGGTGCCGGGAGCTGGGGGACCGCCTTTGCCGCGATCCTCGCCGACGCGGGGAACGACGTGCGGGTGTGGGGCCGGCGCCCCGAGCTGGTCGAGCAGCTCAACCGGGGCGTCAACGAGGACTACGCGCCCGGGATCGAGCTCTCCTCGCGCATCTCCGCCTCGAGCGACCCCGCACACGTCGTCGACGGCGCCGAGATCGTCATCCTCTCGGTGCCCTCGCAGTCCCTGCGCGACAACCTCACGGAGTGGGCCCCGCTCCTGACCGGGGACAAGATCATCGTCTCGCTGATGAAGGGCATCGAGCTCGGCACGACGAAGCGGATGAGCGAGGTCATCCACGAGGTGGCCGGGATCCCGTTCGAGCGGATCGTCGCCGTGAGCGGCCCGAACCTCTCCCGCGAGATCATCCAGCGCCAGCCGGCCGCCACCGTCGTCGCGTGCCCGGACGAGCGCTCCGCCGACACCGTCGCCGCCGCGTGCTCGACGAGCTATTTCCGCCCCTACACCTCGCCCGACCTCGTCGGTGCGGAGATCGGGGGAGCGGTCAAGAACGTCATCGCGCTCGCCGTGGGCATGGCCTCCGGGCTGGGGATGGGCGACAACACCAAGGCGACGATCATCACCCGGGGCCTCGCCGAGACGACCCGTCTGGCCACGGCACTGGGTGCCGACCCGCGGACGATGTCCGGCCTCGCCGGAGTCGGCGACCTCATCGCCACGTGCATGTCGCCGCTGTCGCGCAACCACTCCTTCGGGGTCAAGCTCGGCCAGGGGCTGACGCTGGAGGAGGTCACCGCGCAGGCCAAGCAGACCGCGGAGGGCGTGAAGTCCTGCTCCTCGATCCTCGAGCTCGCCCACAGCAACGGCGTCGACGTGCCGATCATCGAGCAGGTCAACCGCGCCGTGCACGAGGGCGTCCAGGTCACCGAGATCGGGCGCGAGCTGCTCGCCCGGGCCCGCAAGTCCGAGACGGACTGA
- a CDS encoding PLP-dependent transferase, giving the protein MTDQRPSSPTPAHAHELSPRTQVVAAGRPPREPGASLNPPVTFTSTYVADGPINYARVGNPTWTPFEEAVGGLEGGEALLYSSGMAAVAAVLALVPVGGVVVAPAAAYNGVVVSLTEAAGAGRLEVRWVDVGDTAGVRAALPGADLLWLESPTNPLLDVADLAGLTAAAHEVGALVAVDNTFATPLLQRPLEDGADVVVHSATKYLSGHSDVVLGLAVTAADDRGRDLRARLARHRTLGGAIAGPMEAWLALRGLRTLSLRVERACDNAAELARRLADHPRISRVRYPGWGAIVSVEVAGATDGVEEAEALAAGTLIWSNSTSLGGVESQLERRRRQPGEPEAVPVNLVRMSVGVEDVDDLWRDLEQSLAALG; this is encoded by the coding sequence ATGACCGACCAGCGCCCGAGCTCCCCCACCCCCGCCCACGCCCACGAGCTGTCCCCACGGACGCAGGTCGTCGCAGCCGGTCGCCCACCGCGCGAGCCGGGCGCCTCCCTCAACCCCCCGGTCACCTTCACCTCGACCTACGTCGCCGACGGACCGATCAACTACGCGCGCGTCGGCAACCCGACGTGGACCCCCTTCGAGGAGGCCGTCGGTGGGCTCGAAGGGGGCGAGGCGCTCCTCTACTCCTCGGGCATGGCCGCGGTCGCGGCCGTCCTCGCGCTCGTCCCCGTCGGCGGGGTCGTCGTCGCCCCGGCCGCCGCGTACAACGGCGTCGTCGTCTCGCTCACCGAGGCGGCCGGGGCCGGACGGCTCGAGGTGCGCTGGGTCGACGTCGGCGACACCGCGGGAGTGCGTGCGGCCCTGCCCGGCGCCGACCTGCTCTGGCTGGAGTCCCCGACCAACCCGCTGCTCGACGTCGCCGACCTCGCGGGTCTCACCGCGGCGGCGCACGAGGTCGGCGCACTGGTCGCCGTGGACAACACCTTCGCCACCCCCCTGCTGCAGCGTCCTCTCGAGGACGGGGCCGACGTCGTCGTGCACTCGGCGACGAAGTACCTCTCCGGCCACTCCGACGTGGTCCTCGGCCTGGCGGTCACCGCTGCCGACGACCGGGGCCGCGACCTGCGGGCGCGTCTGGCCCGCCACCGCACGCTCGGTGGGGCCATCGCCGGTCCGATGGAGGCCTGGCTCGCCCTGCGCGGGCTGCGCACCCTCTCCCTTCGCGTGGAGCGGGCCTGCGACAACGCCGCCGAGCTCGCCCGACGGCTGGCCGACCACCCACGGATCTCACGGGTGCGCTACCCCGGGTGGGGCGCGATCGTGTCCGTCGAGGTCGCCGGCGCCACCGACGGGGTCGAGGAGGCCGAGGCCCTCGCCGCCGGGACACTCATCTGGTCCAACTCCACCAGCCTCGGGGGCGTCGAGTCGCAGCTCGAGCGCCGCCGCCGCCAGCCCGGCGAGCCCGAGGCCGTCCCGGTCAACCTCGTGCGGATGTCGGTGGGCGTCGAAGACGTCGACGACCTGTGGCGCGACCTGGAGCAGTCCCTGGCCGCGCTCGGCTGA
- a CDS encoding D-alanine--D-alanine ligase family protein, whose translation MSSHPNRKPRVAVVFGGRSSEHAVSCATAAGVLRAIDREAYDVVPVGITRDGAWVLASDDPDRLALTPTQTPQVEDTGTAVILPTRAGESALSVHRTGEALETLGEVDVVFPVLHGPYGEDGTLQGMLELTDMRYVGSGVLASAAGMDKHYMKVVFAGAGLPVGPYTVITDREWRRDKAAAMDAVASLHFPVFVKPCRAGSSMGVAKVEHPDQLEGAIEAAREHDLKVIVEQGVTGREIECSVLEGRGLDAPRTSLPGEIVVESGHGHDFYDFEAKYLDDASVRLSCPADLSEAVTTEVRRLAAAAFEALACEGPARVDCFVTDRGKVLINEINTMPGFTPTSMYPRMWQESGLSYPQLVDELIQLALERPVGLR comes from the coding sequence ATGAGCAGCCATCCCAATCGCAAGCCTCGCGTCGCCGTCGTCTTCGGCGGTCGGTCCTCCGAGCACGCCGTCTCGTGTGCCACCGCAGCCGGCGTGCTGCGGGCGATCGACCGCGAGGCCTATGACGTCGTGCCCGTCGGCATCACCCGTGACGGTGCCTGGGTGCTGGCCTCCGACGACCCCGACCGGCTGGCGCTCACCCCCACGCAGACCCCGCAGGTGGAGGACACCGGCACCGCGGTCATCCTGCCCACGCGCGCCGGCGAGAGCGCGCTGAGCGTGCACCGCACCGGAGAGGCGCTCGAGACCCTCGGCGAGGTCGACGTCGTCTTCCCGGTGCTGCACGGCCCCTACGGCGAGGACGGCACCCTCCAGGGGATGCTCGAGCTCACCGACATGCGGTACGTGGGCTCCGGGGTGCTCGCCTCCGCCGCCGGCATGGACAAGCACTACATGAAGGTCGTCTTCGCCGGTGCCGGACTCCCCGTCGGCCCGTACACCGTCATCACCGACCGGGAGTGGCGCCGCGACAAGGCTGCCGCGATGGACGCCGTCGCCTCGCTGCACTTCCCGGTCTTCGTCAAGCCCTGTCGCGCCGGCTCGTCGATGGGCGTGGCCAAGGTCGAGCACCCCGACCAGCTCGAGGGGGCGATCGAGGCCGCGCGCGAGCACGACCTGAAGGTCATCGTCGAGCAGGGCGTCACCGGCCGCGAGATCGAGTGCTCCGTGCTGGAGGGACGGGGGCTCGACGCCCCGCGGACCTCCCTGCCCGGTGAGATCGTCGTCGAGTCCGGCCACGGCCACGACTTCTACGACTTCGAGGCCAAGTACCTCGACGACGCCTCCGTGCGCCTGTCCTGCCCGGCGGACCTGTCGGAGGCCGTGACCACGGAGGTGCGTCGTCTCGCGGCGGCGGCCTTCGAGGCGCTGGCGTGCGAGGGACCGGCCCGGGTCGACTGCTTCGTCACCGACCGGGGCAAGGTCCTGATCAACGAGATCAACACGATGCCCGGCTTCACCCCGACCTCGATGTACCCGCGGATGTGGCAGGAGAGCGGCCTGTCCTACCCACAGCTCGTCGACGAGCTCATCCAGCTCGCGCTCGAGCGCCCCGTCGGCCTGCGGTAG
- a CDS encoding DUF3515 family protein, with protein sequence MPSSPRRRARLLPGGLGLLVLVALGACAGPVEVAIPAQAEAPACAAASEHWPAEILGEAPTQTEPSDPTVIAWADPAVIARCGMPALGPTENQCIVVDGIDWVAEDLGDGTKLTTFGREPAIEVLVPDEHGPAPLLLPAFSEAAEQLPTNDYSCS encoded by the coding sequence GTGCCTTCTTCCCCCCGCCGTCGCGCACGCCTCCTCCCGGGCGGCCTCGGCCTGCTCGTCCTGGTGGCACTGGGCGCCTGCGCCGGGCCCGTGGAGGTCGCGATCCCCGCGCAGGCGGAGGCGCCGGCGTGCGCCGCCGCGAGCGAGCACTGGCCCGCGGAGATCCTCGGCGAGGCACCCACGCAGACCGAGCCGAGCGACCCGACCGTCATCGCGTGGGCGGACCCCGCCGTCATCGCCCGGTGCGGGATGCCCGCCCTCGGACCGACGGAGAACCAGTGCATCGTCGTCGACGGCATCGACTGGGTCGCGGAGGACCTCGGTGACGGGACGAAGCTGACCACCTTCGGGCGGGAACCGGCGATCGAGGTCCTCGTGCCCGACGAGCACGGGCCGGCCCCGCTCCTGCTCCCGGCGTTCTCCGAGGCCGCGGAGCAGCTGCCGACCAACGACTACTCCTGCAGCTGA
- the thiL gene encoding thiamine-phosphate kinase has protein sequence MTPARLQDVSEEELLRRLFPLFGGTTGSAEVLVGPGDDAAVVAAPSGSVVLTTDSMVRGRDWHDDWSSPTDVGHKVVAQNIADIAAMGAVPTGLLVALAADPATEVEWALALAEGIAQAAREAGAPVIGGDLSSAGEGSIVVGITAVGDLRGGRAVGRDGAGAGDVVAVRGSLGRSGGGLQLLLAGRGRTHRDAPLGDVDDPLARAVEVLCRVHRRTEDVPWRAGPEASAAGATAMIDLSDGLVRDLGRVARASGVRIELDGGALAAFTTGPLTLALGAEEAMRQVLSGGEEHSLAATFPHEVPDGWEVIGVCAEGPGEVVVDGEVPPVSGWDHFSG, from the coding sequence ATGACTCCGGCCCGCCTGCAGGACGTCTCCGAGGAGGAGCTGCTGCGCCGCCTCTTCCCGCTCTTCGGTGGGACCACCGGGTCGGCGGAGGTGCTCGTCGGTCCCGGCGACGACGCCGCGGTGGTCGCCGCACCGTCCGGGTCGGTGGTGCTGACCACCGACTCCATGGTCCGCGGGCGCGACTGGCACGACGACTGGTCCTCGCCGACGGACGTCGGACACAAGGTCGTTGCCCAGAACATCGCCGACATCGCCGCCATGGGTGCGGTGCCGACCGGGCTGCTCGTCGCCCTGGCCGCGGACCCGGCCACGGAGGTCGAGTGGGCCCTGGCCCTCGCCGAGGGCATCGCGCAGGCCGCCCGCGAGGCCGGCGCCCCCGTGATCGGGGGAGACCTGTCCTCCGCGGGGGAGGGGAGCATCGTCGTGGGCATCACCGCCGTCGGTGACCTGCGGGGAGGTCGCGCGGTGGGTCGGGACGGTGCGGGCGCGGGGGACGTCGTCGCGGTCCGCGGGAGCCTGGGGCGCTCGGGCGGCGGCCTGCAGCTGCTCCTGGCCGGTCGTGGTCGCACGCACCGCGACGCGCCCCTCGGCGACGTCGACGACCCGCTGGCCCGGGCGGTCGAGGTGCTGTGCCGGGTCCACCGCCGCACCGAGGACGTCCCGTGGCGTGCGGGACCCGAGGCCTCCGCCGCCGGCGCGACCGCGATGATCGACCTCTCCGACGGGCTCGTGCGCGACCTCGGGCGCGTGGCGCGGGCCAGCGGGGTGCGCATCGAGCTCGACGGCGGGGCCCTGGCCGCGTTCACCACGGGGCCGCTCACCCTGGCCCTCGGTGCCGAGGAGGCGATGCGTCAGGTGCTCTCCGGAGGGGAGGAGCACTCGCTCGCGGCGACCTTCCCGCACGAGGTCCCCGACGGCTGGGAGGTCATCGGGGTGTGCGCGGAGGGTCCCGGTGAGGTCGTCGTCGACGGTGAGGTGCCCCCGGTCAGCGGCTGGGACCACTTCTCCGGGTGA
- the rpmB gene encoding 50S ribosomal protein L28, protein MAANCDVCGKGPSFGHSISHSHRRTKRRWNPNIQRVRAKVGDAGATPKRLNVCTSCLKAGKVQR, encoded by the coding sequence GTGGCTGCCAACTGCGACGTCTGCGGCAAGGGACCGTCCTTCGGACACTCCATCTCGCACTCGCACCGCCGCACCAAGCGTCGCTGGAACCCGAACATCCAGCGGGTTCGGGCCAAGGTGGGCGACGCCGGTGCGACCCCGAAGCGTCTCAATGTCTGCACTTCGTGCCTCAAGGCCGGCAAGGTCCAGCGCTGA
- a CDS encoding DAK2 domain-containing protein gives MLEVMDAESVRRWVVVTRAALAARRAEIDALNVFPVPDGDTGTNMYLTLDQALHATRTEQERLGEEGSPRLDAEVAAMSRAALMSARGNSGVILSQLVRGVSDVIAGEHLTVVDAPAVARAIAQGARRARESVVRPQEGTILTVADATAAAAEQAAREGGSLGELTVAAVTAAREALARTPEQLQVLADAGVVDAGGAGYLLFIEALDRVVHDKGPAQHFAVDDFTLNTTLERRADWSHDGGDRAPAVGYDRDGHDGPAYEVMYLLREVPEEGVLVLRRELDGLGDSVVVSGAEDLTHVHVHTDDIGGVLQAGLAHGAPDRVVVTLLDTTPATPQRGVSLVACAAGPGIAEVITQAGAVSVPSGPGHRASAGELVAAVREGGTEEVILLPNDRDTRMAADVAAQAAAQEGRTVHVIGSTTAVQGLAALAVFDPGLTVTQNVLAMTRTAAATRHGGVTVAVKSGLTSGGACEIGDVLGVVAGDITIVGSDMDEVAREVLDTITGTGAELVTVVVGEDAPDGLVERLTARVESQRVEVEVIDGGQPHYPLLFGVE, from the coding sequence GTGCTGGAGGTCATGGACGCCGAGTCGGTGCGGCGATGGGTCGTCGTGACCCGGGCTGCGCTCGCCGCGCGGCGAGCCGAGATCGACGCGCTCAACGTCTTCCCGGTCCCCGACGGGGACACCGGGACCAACATGTACCTCACCCTCGACCAGGCGCTGCACGCCACCCGCACGGAGCAGGAGCGGCTCGGGGAGGAGGGCTCGCCGCGCCTGGACGCCGAGGTCGCCGCGATGTCCCGGGCGGCCCTGATGTCCGCCCGGGGCAACTCCGGGGTGATCCTCAGCCAGCTCGTGCGCGGGGTGAGCGACGTGATCGCCGGCGAGCACCTGACCGTCGTGGACGCCCCGGCCGTCGCCCGGGCCATCGCCCAGGGTGCCCGCCGGGCGCGCGAGAGCGTCGTGCGTCCGCAGGAGGGCACGATCCTCACCGTCGCCGACGCGACGGCAGCGGCCGCCGAGCAGGCCGCCCGCGAGGGCGGGAGCCTCGGTGAGCTGACGGTCGCCGCCGTCACCGCCGCCCGCGAGGCCCTGGCCCGCACGCCCGAGCAGCTGCAGGTCCTCGCCGACGCCGGAGTCGTCGACGCCGGCGGTGCGGGGTACCTGCTCTTCATCGAGGCGCTCGACCGGGTCGTGCACGACAAGGGGCCGGCGCAGCACTTCGCCGTCGACGACTTCACCCTCAACACCACGCTGGAGCGGCGTGCCGACTGGTCGCACGACGGTGGTGACCGGGCGCCCGCGGTCGGCTACGACCGCGACGGTCACGACGGGCCCGCGTACGAGGTGATGTACCTGCTGCGCGAGGTCCCGGAGGAGGGTGTCCTCGTCCTGCGACGGGAGCTCGACGGGCTCGGGGACAGCGTCGTCGTCTCCGGCGCCGAGGACCTCACGCACGTGCACGTGCACACCGACGACATCGGTGGTGTCCTCCAGGCCGGGCTCGCCCACGGCGCTCCCGACCGCGTGGTCGTCACCCTCCTGGACACCACGCCCGCCACCCCGCAGCGCGGGGTCTCGCTCGTGGCCTGCGCGGCCGGGCCCGGCATCGCCGAGGTGATCACGCAGGCCGGCGCGGTCTCCGTGCCCTCCGGACCGGGGCACCGGGCATCCGCCGGGGAGCTCGTCGCGGCCGTGCGCGAGGGCGGCACCGAGGAGGTCATCCTCCTGCCCAACGACCGGGACACGCGCATGGCCGCCGATGTCGCCGCCCAGGCCGCCGCGCAGGAGGGCCGGACCGTCCACGTCATCGGGTCGACCACCGCGGTCCAGGGCCTGGCCGCCCTCGCGGTCTTCGACCCGGGCCTGACCGTCACGCAGAACGTCCTGGCGATGACCCGCACGGCCGCCGCGACCCGCCACGGCGGCGTGACCGTCGCGGTGAAGTCCGGCCTGACCAGCGGCGGTGCGTGCGAGATCGGTGACGTCCTCGGCGTCGTCGCCGGTGACATCACGATCGTCGGGTCCGACATGGACGAGGTCGCCCGGGAGGTCCTGGACACCATCACCGGCACCGGGGCGGAGCTGGTGACGGTCGTCGTCGGCGAGGACGCCCCGGACGGACTCGTCGAGCGCCTCACCGCGCGGGTGGAGTCCCAGCGCGTCGAGGTCGAGGTCATCGACGGGGGCCAGCCGCACTACCCGCTGCTCTTCGGGGTGGAGTAG